GTAAGTCGCCATCAATTAATAGTAACTCTAGGTTTGAATCAAACTTCGGGAAATTCTCATGATTTTCATCATAGCCATTCTTGCGCCACTGCTCAGCTGATCGCTCAACTTCAGTAATAGCATCACTTTCTGATATCTCGCGAACGTCTAACTCATTATCGGTTATTTCACAAACATATTTCTCATAGAGCGCAATTGCCTCCATTTGATTAATTGCGATAATTAATGCGTAATACGGTTCCTTAAATAAGTAGTATTTTTTCATTACATATACCCTCCTAGTATTTTATTTACTTAATTACAAATTTACATTTTTAAAACAAATGTCTAGCATTTCAACTGTTATGTCAATCTCATATCCTGATTCTATTTGTTTCAAACGCACTAAATCATCATCTTCATTAATGCGAATTAGTTTATAATTTACGCCCTTCATTCCATGAAAAGCAATTCCATCGCAATGGATATTGTTATCAGCATAGCGCGCATAAAACGATATTATTGATTCAAACACCGATATACCTCCTCATTATTTTTGGGTTTTATCCCTGCAGCATGTATCAGATACTTTTTTTATGAAAACAAATGAATTTGAGATGAATATTAATATTACAAAAGGGGGGAAGAATTCGTAAATTTATCAAACCAATAATAGAACAAGGAATAAAAAAATCAGCCCAATTGAGCTGATTGTAATTCTGATACACACTGCAGGAATAGCAAGTTACCTTGCACGCCCTGCTGCAGCAATCACTGCCGCAAATTATATGATCGGCCAAAGAGCCGTTAGGTTTCATTGAATCCTCTACTTAATCCCTTCTCCAGTAAGTAGTCTGGGTCATACACCAAAGGATGTATGCTGCGTCTGTTCATTGTAAATGACACACATTCGGTGAGTTCTGAGCGCTCACATGCTTGCCCGCGTTAGTCGCCTTTCTTTCAAGACAACCGCTCTGTCTATTATACAGAGCTTTGGTATTTGTTTTTGACAAAGAGCCCGCCTCCGTTCGGCATGAACAAGTGTAACTCAGCATATCATCACGACAATCCTTGCCACTCGGTCTCTTTTTTGGTCAATACCATCATTTGTGCTTTTCACGGAACAAGGAGCCTCAATTCCCATGCACTTGCTTATTACTTTACTCAACAGAAATGTAATGGTATATCTTGTAAATAACAAAATAATTCCATTTAAAGACTGTTTCATTTGTCACACCTTCTGTTTTCTAGTATAATAACTATGTCATTACTAGTGTTAATGGCGTCAAATATTGCAGCCTTGTGCTGTGGCGTTTGAGGGCAATATAGATCAACTTTTGCGAGACGATTCTATATTGCTCTTTGCATTGCCACTGAGTTATTTCTAACTCACACTTAAATTGGAATTGGTGGTTATTACCACCTAACAGTAACTCAATGTTTCCACTGGGTTCCTCTTAGGAATTAATAACCATTCTACATCTTACATTTCTTTTGGCTCAAAATTTCGCCAACTATTGGACAACTCTCCGTCATACAATTAAATAAACAGGGCTTTCTTCTTTTCACCTACCTACGATTACCAGAAGAAAGCCCTGTTTATTTATCGTAGGTAGTGTTTATGATTTAATTATAATACTTTATATAGAATTGTCAAACGGTATTTTTCTTTATATAGAATTTAAATACTATTATTTCTTTTTAAATCTTATACTGGTAGTAGGTGATATGATGAATACATTTTCTAGAAGATTTGAAATGCTATGCAAGAAACACAATATTAAACCAACATCGCTGAGTTTTTCTGATGAAATAGGAATAAATAAATCAACAATTAATAATTACTCAACCGGTACCTCTCCTACTGCAGAAAATATTGTAAAGATTTCTAAGTATTTCAATGTTAGTTCTGATTATTTATTAGGGCTTACCAATTTGCCTGATAGAATAGATAATTTTGTTTCTTCAAACATGGAACTGGATATTACTAATCTAACAGAAAACCAACTAGCAGAAGTTCAAAATTATATTAACTACTTAAAAAATAACAATTCTGATAAGTAACTTATATTTCTATTATAATAAATAAATCTATTCAAGGTAAATACGCAAATTCGCACCTCGAAAACCCTTGATTTATATAGCTTTTTTACTATCAGGTGCAAATTCGCACCTTTTTTGACTCATATGGGCTCTTTATTATATGATATAATTGTGATGAGAGGAGGAATAGAAATGTTATCAATTTTTAGCATCCTTGTACCTTATATTTGGTATTGGGAATAATCATTTAAACAATAAAAACGATCAGCTAATCTAAGCTGATCGTTTTTATTGTAAATATTGATTTATTATCAATATCTTTTACATGTATGTGAGAAATATTTGAATTTTGAATATTTCTCATTATTTCATCGTATTCTTGTTCAATATTCATTAAACTAGCAACAATTAATGCTTGCCTTAACCATGATATACCATTAAATTCTCTACCTAAGTTCCATAGTGCGATCCCAATTAATCCCATTAGTGTGATTGACATCAAATAGTTATCAGTATCTTTTATATATTCAAATGAAGTTATACAATGGTCGTAAAGTTCTTGCCATTCATTTCTCAAGAAATAATAGTAAGCAATTGCATTGTTTATTAAAAATAACCCTCTGTCTTTATTTGTTTTTGGATTCGATCGCATTTTGTTCCTCATGCTAATAGCAATTTTTAAATACTTTTTATCAAGCTGAGAAACTTTAAGAAGAACATTCACATGTGCAGCTTCCCGATAAGTAACGTACTTCGTACTTTCACGATACGTTTTACTTAATGAATCTAATAAAATTTTTATAGCATTCTCAAGTTTTCCAAATGTGCCTTCCCCAACTGCTTTATAGTGTAACAAAGCTTGTAAATCAATAGTTGGCATATTAACTTCTAGATACTCAACATCAATTTCTTGATAACGTTTTTCCATTTCTGACATATCACCATTTAATAATGCCTGCTGGATTCTATCCTTTAATTCATAATAATATAACAATTCTCTTGGACGAGACCGACTCAATAATTCATCAACTGTTACACCCATCCGGCTACAAAATGAAGCAATAAGAATGATAGATGGTGCTTTAGTAATTCCAGCTTCAATTCTTCCATAAGCAGATTTATCACATATTCCACTATAAACATCCTCAGCGCTCAAACCTTTATCTTTTCTAATACTGCTTAATCCACTTCCAATATCAAAATTCTCATACTCCTTATTACTATTCACGTTTTCCACACTCCCTAGTTTAAAAATAATTATATTATATAAAGCTATCTTTTGTAAATATAGTACTTAATTCACAAAAATCATAATATTTTGTCTAACTAAATTAAATTGTATAATCCATTTAAACCAAACCTAACAGCAGCAATCCTCTCTTTGATCAGAGTAGCTTTTTGCTGTTTATAATAAACTTGCTGCAATACCACACGTGCAGCTTTTTTTATTTCTTTTGAATAATTAGCCAGTTCTAGATACACCTGATAAAATTCAGCAACTAATGCCGCATGATCTTTTAACATAGCATATATTTTTTTGTTCCCTACACCGCTATAACGAATTTTCTTAATATGATACTGGCGCCGCAATGAATAATCACGCATGCTTTGCTCTTCAAAAAAATGCTTAATAATACGCTTAACTTGATACTTATGCGCTGGATGATCATAGCTTTTATCCTTTGCGGTAAATTGTGCAGAAGCTTCAATTTTATTACCATCAGAATCCAACTTATAAGTTCCTTTTTCATAGCGTAAAGAATAGCCTGGCTTCGCTACCCTAGAAACCCGGCCGGCGGCATTAAAATAAAAATCACTACTATATTTTACATACTCAGAAGCCTTACTACGCAAGGAAAACAAGATTACAAGATGTAAGTTATGATCATCACCGGCAACAGCATCACGAATAAACCAGCTCACCACAGCCAAACCAGGACAAATACGAGCAACTAGGCTTTTACATAAAGCTGAAAGGTCCTGCCGGTCCAACCAGCTATTAGGTAACTCGACTAAATATTCCTTTGCTACGTTATTACTTTTAACACTTTTCCGGACCTGATTATATTCAAACTCCTGAAGGTTTTTCCAAGCTGCTAAATTACTGCCATAAGACCCTAAGCAAGTTGCTGTCAAAAAGTTATATCGTTCAAGTACTTCATTATGTTTGGATTCTCTTAAAAAGATAAGTCGTTTCATTATAGCATTCTCCTCATTGTTTACCTAACACCAGCAAGCAATAACACAATATACCCTTTCGGGATAACGTGCCTTGCTTGCGCTCGTTACTCTCCTCTATTACTTACTTAAAAATAATAAGGAGAGCAACGTTGGCGATACCAGTCATTCAACGAACTATTTAGCTCATTAACTCACTGGTGTCGCCACCGCTCATGCTTTCGGGAACTCCCTAGACATAACTAACTCCCCGCAATACACCCTTGGATCTGCGTTAGTTATAAGCATGCTCTCGATCTTTATGTACAGTTGTGCCTTAGTATTCTCTCCTGTACGATCTGTATTATCCGCAACGGTTGAATCTGCGCCGGCTCAACTCTGGGCCATAAGCTAGTTTACGCAGTGCTGCAACGGCAGCTTGTAGAAACGGTGGCTTCAGTCGGTTTGTTTAAGCAAAACCTTTGTAAAATCTCTAGCAATGTCTTATCGAATAGAAAAAAGCCCTAAATCTTGCGATTTTAGCGCTTTTAGTGTATTTATCTATTGCAATGCATAGTTAAAAATGCTATACTATCAGTAATTCGGGAAAAGAATTAGAGATAGTATAACTACTAAAAGCAAAAGTACTTGTTGTCGCAAGTGCTTTTTTTCTATTCAATTTATTTAAAGAATAGCATACTCTTACACTTATAGCAAGTACTTTTTTTAATAGTATTTTTAGAATTGAAACCTAGATTTTAATCTTATATTTTTATTTTAAAATACAGTTTTAGACTTGCATTTTATATTTCTATTTTACATTTTAATTTCAAAATTGTATTTTATATTTGAATTTTAGAATATTGTTTTAAAACTTATATTTAGATTTGCATTCTAGATTCTAAATATAAAATTGAGTTTTAAAACTTATTTTTAGATTTTTATTTGACTTTAAAACTTTACTATAATATAATGAATTTAGATTTGAAATTTAAAATCTATTTTTATGAGGAGGTTTACCATGAGTGATATGAAAATTATATCAATAGGTACATTAAAAGGCGGAGTAGGTAAGACGGGGATTCTGTTTCATTTAGCCGGTATATTGGCTGAAGAAGGAAAGCGTGTTTTATGTATTGATGTTGACCCACAAGCAAACTTAACTACTAATTTTGGGGTTGATATTAGCGGAACTTATAATTCAACAATGAACATTTTTTCTGATATAAAGAGACCAGATTTAATTGTAAATAGAGGTCCAATTGATGAATTACCTACACTAGATT
This Culicoidibacter larvae DNA region includes the following protein-coding sequences:
- a CDS encoding helix-turn-helix domain-containing protein, translated to MMNTFSRRFEMLCKKHNIKPTSLSFSDEIGINKSTINNYSTGTSPTAENIVKISKYFNVSSDYLLGLTNLPDRIDNFVSSNMELDITNLTENQLAEVQNYINYLKNNNSDK
- a CDS encoding helix-turn-helix domain-containing protein produces the protein MNSNKEYENFDIGSGLSSIRKDKGLSAEDVYSGICDKSAYGRIEAGITKAPSIILIASFCSRMGVTVDELLSRSRPRELLYYYELKDRIQQALLNGDMSEMEKRYQEIDVEYLEVNMPTIDLQALLHYKAVGEGTFGKLENAIKILLDSLSKTYRESTKYVTYREAAHVNVLLKVSQLDKKYLKIAISMRNKMRSNPKTNKDRGLFLINNAIAYYYFLRNEWQELYDHCITSFEYIKDTDNYLMSITLMGLIGIALWNLGREFNGISWLRQALIVASLMNIEQEYDEIMRNIQNSNISHIHVKDIDNKSIFTIKTISLD